One window of the Candoia aspera isolate rCanAsp1 chromosome 16, rCanAsp1.hap2, whole genome shotgun sequence genome contains the following:
- the LCN1 gene encoding lipocalin-1: MRARGEGWVAMLVSLQGLLQFAGKWHIPALASTEEMLQSLKDIMTTPAARIVLLPNGNLELESYYLLGENCEEMKSTFTKTEQPGHFTASDENMEKDLWVLATDNTNFAILYVQRKGKDMPPSRSLQLYTRDPNPGENLGLFKKYCAKMGLLDQLVVPPLSGEWRAPPPGLCFADPSLGVLSLLPVSHAAGGSGGGCSPASSAAGGGCVYPGPVLRSVPETSLGHRPWPVRTGSKQGTQNVAHIEMGPFAGRGRVTGAARHPVACFGSGPGSWECCPLRLLLSIWAPFPDGGGLQRPLWHRTPGSPRPDGRCQLGNTSRKLQLRES; this comes from the exons ATGAGGGCACGGGGTGAGGGCTGGGTTGCCATGCTGGTCTCACTGCAGGGGCTTCTCCAGTTTGCAGGGAAGTGGCACATCCCGGCCCTTGCGTCCACCGAGGAGATGCTCCAGAGCCTGAAGGACATTATGACGACGCCGGCGGCACGGATTGTTCTCTTACCGAACGGCAACTTGGAATTAGAGTCTTACTACCTTCT GGGGGAGAACTGCGAAGAAATGAAGAGTACCTTCACAAAGACGGAGCAACCTGGGCACTTCACAGCATCTGACG AGAACATGGAGAAGGACCTGTGGGTGCTGGCCACCGACAACACCAACTTCGCCATCCTCTACGTCCAGAGGAAAGGGAAAGACATGCCGCCCAGCAGGAGTCTCCAGCTCTACA CCAGAGATCCCAACCCAGGGGAGAACTTGGGCTTATTCAAGAAATATTGCGCAAAGATGGGGCTCCTGGACCAGCTGGTGGTTCCGCCCTTGTCCGGTGAGTGGAGGGCCCCTCCTCCCggcctttgctttgcagaccccTCTCTTGGGGTTCTGAGTCTGCTTCCTGTTTCTCATGCTGCCGGGGGCAGCGGTGGGGGCTGCTCTCCAGCCTCATCTGCAGCTGGAGGTGGCTGTGTTTACCCTGGCCCAGTCCTGCGGTCTGTACCTGAGACCAGCCTTGGGCATCGCCCCTGGCCAGTCAGAACTGGCTCCAAGCAGGGGACCCAGAACGTGGCCCACATTGAAATGGGGCCTTTTGCGGGCAGAGGAAGAGTGACGGGAGCCGCACGCCATCCGGTGGCCTGCTTTGGCTCTGGCCCTGGCTCATGGGAGTGCTGCCCGCTGCGGCTCCTTCTGTCCATCTGGGCTCCCTTTCCAGATGGGGGTGGGCTGCAGAGGCCACTCTGGCATAGGACACCTGGGAGTCCCAGACCAGACGGAAGGTGCCAGCTTGGGAacaccagcaggaagttgcagcTAAGGGAATCGTGA
- the LOC134506125 gene encoding lipocalin-like, producing MKPLWLLGLGIALLCIPCATFDGLDHCSFEQILGEWNILAIATNCEWIAEQFITAIMKVNITKLEDGSFNVTTNFCMEDVCLDIEMTYTKQENGMYICKSDVGDKIVERMKTDCKNYITMGTRDLNPFINDKIVALYGRYREHFLPSF from the exons ATGAAGCCGCTTTGGCTCTTGGGCTTGGGGATCGCCCTCCTCTGCATTCCCTGTGCCACCTTTGATGGGCTTGACCACTGCAGTTTTGAGCAG ATTCTAGGAGAATGGAATATTCTTGCTATTGCAACAAATTGTGAGTGGATAGCAGAACAGTTCATTACGGCGATCATGAAGGTCAACATAACCAAACTGGAGGATGGAAGCTTCAACGTCACTACCAACTTCTGTAT GGAAGACGTATGCCTGGACATAGAGATGACATATACAAAACAGGAGAATGGGATGTACATCTGTAAAAGTG ATGTGGGGGACAAAATTGTAGAGAGGATGAAGACAGATTGCAAGAACTATATCACGATGGGTACCAGAGACCTGAATCCCTTCATCAATGACAAGATTGTGGCACTCTACGGTAGGTATCGAGAGCACTTCCTGCCTTCATTTTGA